The Pseudomonas sp. FP2309 genome has a window encoding:
- a CDS encoding response regulator transcription factor — MNKLTSAVKVLVVDDQPLIVEELCEFLESSGYRCVPCESSRHALQRFGEDAEIGLVLCDLHMPDMDGIELVQAMQKVAGKQRAFEAIMLTGRSDKQDVIKALRAGISDYYQKPINLDELLEGIQRQEAALQERQKELHLGHLNLKLQYLSESINDLYHDLDKVRRSPTPAPADDTESMAEDAVSAPIPSIFNKLSPRQLDVARLVGKGQTNYQIACELGITENTVKLYVSQVLRLTHMHNRTQLALALSPGQLAMRQPVTAH; from the coding sequence GTGAACAAGCTGACATCGGCAGTAAAAGTGCTTGTGGTCGACGATCAACCCTTGATCGTGGAAGAACTTTGCGAATTTCTCGAGAGCAGCGGGTACCGCTGTGTACCGTGCGAATCCAGCCGCCACGCCTTGCAACGCTTCGGTGAGGACGCCGAGATCGGTCTGGTGCTGTGTGACCTGCACATGCCGGACATGGACGGCATCGAGCTGGTCCAGGCCATGCAAAAGGTTGCGGGCAAACAGCGTGCGTTCGAGGCGATCATGCTCACCGGGCGTTCCGACAAGCAGGACGTGATCAAGGCGCTGCGCGCGGGAATCTCGGACTACTACCAGAAACCGATCAACCTCGACGAATTGCTGGAAGGCATACAGCGCCAGGAAGCGGCGTTGCAGGAACGGCAAAAAGAGCTGCATCTGGGGCACTTGAACCTGAAGTTGCAGTACCTCTCCGAATCCATCAATGACCTTTATCACGACCTCGACAAAGTCCGTCGCAGCCCAACCCCAGCGCCGGCCGATGACACTGAATCAATGGCCGAAGACGCCGTGTCGGCGCCGATACCGAGCATCTTCAACAAGCTCTCCCCGCGTCAGTTGGATGTCGCGCGTCTGGTGGGCAAGGGCCAGACCAACTACCAGATCGCCTGTGAACTGGGGATCACTGAAAACACGGTCAAGCTGTACGTGTCCCAGGTGCTGCGCCTGACCCACATGCATAACCGCACCCAGTTGGCCTTGGCCCTGTCGCCGGGCCAATTGGCGATGCGCCAGCCGGTCACGGCGCACTGA
- a CDS encoding DUF3613 domain-containing protein has product MKSHYLICLALLPLTASAIPAGPSSPQQAETENWMALQVSGRAASPTPQRASPYEREQALQRWLDSNRHPIPDFFDEKAGGASGGQGRQ; this is encoded by the coding sequence ATGAAAAGCCATTACCTGATCTGCCTGGCATTGCTGCCATTGACGGCATCGGCTATCCCAGCGGGGCCGTCATCACCGCAGCAAGCGGAAACCGAAAACTGGATGGCGCTGCAGGTCAGTGGACGCGCCGCCTCGCCCACGCCGCAAAGGGCCTCGCCCTACGAGCGGGAGCAGGCCTTGCAGCGTTGGCTGGACAGCAACAGGCATCCAATTCCGGATTTTTTCGACGAGAAGGCGGGGGGCGCAAGCGGCGGCCAGGGGCGCCAGTGA
- a CDS encoding tetratricopeptide repeat protein — MKALITALTLLTLGGCATYGQSPWTALTSPASCAKPSADQDLALNVADDMANEGKLHASLANLQSLPDALPQVRQRKARAYRLLGRAEAEPLYRSLLGSCMTAEGEHGLGQLAAAKGDNAQAMAHMQRAARLAPTDEKIRNDLGVIYLNQLRLEEARFEFMTAIELKQSDALAAVNLVTLLIYQDDWRQAANVVSQLGLSPEQVTAAQARAEQLKGSGAAARNVAAVSDALPATIE, encoded by the coding sequence ATGAAAGCACTGATCACCGCACTGACGCTGTTAACGCTTGGCGGCTGCGCCACCTATGGCCAGTCGCCCTGGACGGCGCTGACTTCGCCCGCAAGTTGCGCCAAACCCAGCGCCGATCAGGACCTGGCGCTCAACGTTGCCGATGACATGGCCAACGAAGGCAAGCTGCACGCCAGCCTGGCCAACCTGCAAAGCCTGCCCGACGCCCTGCCCCAAGTGCGCCAGCGCAAGGCCCGCGCCTATCGATTGCTAGGGCGCGCCGAAGCCGAGCCGCTGTATCGCAGCCTGCTGGGCAGTTGCATGACCGCCGAAGGCGAACACGGCCTGGGGCAACTCGCCGCCGCCAAAGGCGACAACGCGCAGGCCATGGCCCATATGCAACGGGCGGCGCGGCTGGCGCCCACCGACGAAAAAATTCGCAATGACCTGGGCGTGATCTACCTCAACCAACTGCGCCTGGAAGAAGCGCGCTTTGAATTCATGACCGCCATCGAGCTCAAGCAGAGTGATGCCCTGGCGGCCGTGAACCTGGTGACCCTGCTGATTTATCAGGACGACTGGAGGCAGGCGGCCAACGTCGTCAGCCAACTGGGTCTGAGCCCCGAACAAGTGACCGCGGCCCAGGCCCGCGCCGAGCAACTCAAAGGCTCCGGTGCAGCGGCACGCAACGTAGCGGCGGTCAGTGATGCCCTGCCGGCCACCATCGAGTAA
- a CDS encoding type II secretion system F family protein — protein sequence MVLLACALMMLAALVLIGGQLLEQRRRQRLVNRRLQGQMIREAKLGSLMRHLGTSALAQRSVNLDNETQTLLNRVGWRKAQQRSMYAAFQLGTPLVLLGVTLVGQQLLYPHNASPWLAPLIALGIGYLLPKRILAATARHRQQRIAVEVSTFIPLLRILFESGMAVEQALRVLSNEGQRLLPELTRELRLILSRVDSGLELAEELGKTARLLAVDEFNDTCTILQQLISQGGGAMKSLLALKQLLDDRRLTRLQEYISKMSAKMSVVMMVFLFPALLIVLGGPAFIAIARALNHF from the coding sequence ATGGTCCTGCTCGCCTGCGCACTGATGATGTTGGCGGCGCTGGTGCTGATCGGCGGCCAACTGCTCGAACAACGCCGACGCCAACGCCTGGTCAACAGGCGACTGCAGGGCCAGATGATCCGCGAAGCCAAATTGGGCAGCCTGATGCGTCATCTCGGCACCAGTGCCCTGGCCCAGCGCTCGGTGAACCTGGACAACGAAACCCAAACCCTGCTCAATCGTGTCGGCTGGCGCAAAGCACAGCAACGCTCAATGTATGCCGCCTTTCAACTGGGTACGCCGCTGGTGCTGCTGGGCGTGACCCTGGTGGGGCAGCAGTTGCTTTACCCGCATAACGCCTCACCGTGGCTCGCGCCTTTGATTGCCCTGGGTATCGGTTACCTGTTGCCCAAGCGCATCCTCGCCGCCACGGCCAGGCACCGTCAGCAGCGTATCGCCGTGGAGGTGTCGACCTTTATCCCGCTGCTGCGCATTTTGTTCGAGTCAGGCATGGCGGTTGAGCAGGCCCTGCGGGTATTGAGCAACGAAGGGCAACGCCTGCTGCCGGAGTTGACCCGCGAACTGAGGCTGATCCTCAGCCGTGTCGATTCCGGCCTGGAATTGGCTGAAGAGTTGGGCAAGACCGCCCGCTTGCTGGCCGTCGATGAGTTCAATGACACCTGCACCATCCTTCAGCAGTTGATCTCGCAGGGCGGCGGCGCGATGAAGTCACTGCTGGCCCTCAAGCAATTGCTCGACGACCGGCGCCTGACACGCCTGCAGGAATACATTTCGAAAATGTCGGCAAAAATGTCGGTGGTCATGATGGTTTTCCTGTTTCCCGCCTTGCTGATCGTGCTGGGTGGGCCGGCGTTTATTGCCATCGCCCGCGCCTTGAACCACTTTTGA
- a CDS encoding type II secretion system F family protein: MTGPILLLTCIILVGLSLSLFKNGLRRASTDRVLERLAEGQPVAAQAVAGWDGLERMFQRAGLGKPTDRLGLWLTGWALGALLGLVVAEWLGLLLMIAVPPLALRVYIAWRYQHRVRRMIEQLPTLQDHTVRSLKSGRTLADAVLGGINASEYPLKHAMGRVQRNVQLGVSLPDSIHDFAELYERDEFRLFALGLKVNHRYGGNASELLENLIKMIREKEQGLRQLKAMTGETRMTAYVLAGLPIGMVAYFMFANPGYLMTMWNDESGRYLLFGAAAMDLTGTFAMWRMLRSI; the protein is encoded by the coding sequence ATGACCGGCCCGATCCTGCTACTGACCTGCATCATCCTGGTGGGCCTGTCATTGAGTCTGTTCAAGAATGGCTTGCGCCGGGCCAGCACCGACCGGGTGTTGGAGCGGCTTGCCGAAGGCCAGCCGGTAGCGGCGCAAGCCGTTGCCGGATGGGATGGACTGGAGCGCATGTTCCAGCGCGCCGGGCTGGGCAAACCCACCGACCGTCTGGGGCTGTGGCTCACCGGCTGGGCATTGGGCGCGCTGCTGGGCCTGGTCGTCGCCGAGTGGCTCGGCCTGTTGCTGATGATCGCTGTGCCGCCGCTGGCGCTGCGCGTGTATATCGCCTGGCGATATCAACACCGTGTGCGCCGCATGATCGAACAACTGCCGACGCTGCAGGACCACACGGTGCGCAGCCTCAAGTCGGGACGCACCTTGGCGGACGCGGTGCTGGGCGGCATCAACGCCAGTGAGTACCCGCTCAAACATGCCATGGGCCGCGTTCAGCGCAACGTGCAACTGGGCGTAAGCCTGCCGGATTCGATCCACGATTTTGCCGAGCTCTATGAGCGCGACGAATTCCGCCTGTTCGCTCTCGGCTTGAAGGTGAACCATCGTTACGGCGGCAATGCCAGTGAACTGCTGGAAAACCTGATCAAGATGATTCGCGAAAAGGAACAGGGGCTGCGCCAACTCAAGGCCATGACCGGCGAAACGCGGATGACCGCCTACGTACTGGCCGGGTTGCCGATCGGCATGGTGGCGTACTTCATGTTCGCCAACCCTGGTTACCTGATGACCATGTGGAACGACGAATCCGGTCGCTACCTGCTGTTCGGTGCGGCAGCCATGGACCTGACGGGCACCTTCGCCATGTGGCGCATGTTGCGGAGTATTTGA
- a CDS encoding CpaF family protein — translation MNGEKLFGGPASSAAGNNDHDGLKLVLHRYIIDAIEESGKNLLEGSRQSLAQFVIDKVSEYITRMHLAISRYEMERLAEEIVDELTGFGPLEVLLRDPSVTEILVNGPHRVFIERDGLLHHSDLRFIDAHHVERVMQRILAPLGRRLDESSPMVDARLPDGSRVNAIIPPIALDGPCLSIRKFRKDMLKSSDLVAMQTIDQNIFEFFQEAVGKRCNILISGGTGTGKTTLLNILSQLITPHERLVTIEDVAELQLGHPHVVRLETRPPNSEGHGEVKASDLIRNALRMRPDRIILGEIRGVEVLDVMTAMNTGHDGSMSTVHANNAQDALLRLETLVGLTGRVVAEKTLRQMVCAALDVVIQLTRLPDGRRCVSEVVEVVGVRDDVYVTNTLFRLDRRTGCGFLRDAINPAGDKLRRETTLSL, via the coding sequence ATGAACGGCGAAAAACTGTTCGGCGGGCCAGCAAGCAGCGCCGCCGGAAATAACGATCACGATGGCCTGAAACTGGTGCTGCACCGCTACATCATCGATGCCATCGAGGAGTCCGGCAAAAACCTGTTGGAAGGTTCGCGCCAGTCCCTGGCGCAATTTGTCATCGACAAAGTGTCCGAATACATCACGCGCATGCACTTGGCGATTTCCCGCTATGAGATGGAACGCCTGGCCGAAGAGATCGTCGACGAACTCACCGGTTTCGGCCCGCTGGAAGTGCTGCTGCGCGATCCGTCGGTGACCGAAATTCTGGTCAACGGCCCGCACCGGGTGTTCATCGAACGCGACGGCCTGCTGCACCACAGCGACCTGCGGTTCATCGACGCCCACCATGTGGAGCGGGTCATGCAACGCATCCTGGCGCCGCTGGGCCGGCGCCTGGACGAGTCTTCGCCGATGGTGGATGCACGGCTACCCGATGGCAGTCGGGTCAACGCAATCATCCCGCCGATTGCCCTGGACGGCCCCTGCCTGTCGATCCGCAAGTTTCGCAAGGACATGCTCAAGAGCAGCGACCTGGTGGCGATGCAAACCATCGACCAGAACATCTTCGAGTTCTTCCAGGAGGCGGTGGGCAAACGCTGCAACATCCTGATCAGCGGCGGGACCGGCACGGGTAAAACCACGCTGCTCAACATCCTCAGCCAGTTGATCACCCCGCACGAGCGGTTAGTGACCATCGAAGACGTCGCTGAACTGCAATTGGGCCACCCGCACGTCGTGCGCCTGGAAACCCGCCCGCCGAATTCCGAGGGGCATGGCGAGGTCAAGGCCAGCGACCTGATCCGTAACGCCCTGCGCATGCGCCCCGACCGCATCATCCTCGGCGAGATTCGTGGCGTGGAGGTGCTCGACGTGATGACCGCCATGAACACCGGTCACGACGGTTCCATGAGCACGGTGCACGCCAACAACGCCCAGGATGCGCTGCTGCGCCTGGAAACCCTGGTGGGCCTGACTGGCCGTGTGGTTGCGGAAAAAACCCTGCGGCAAATGGTCTGCGCGGCGCTGGATGTGGTGATCCAACTGACCCGCCTGCCCGATGGCCGACGCTGTGTGAGCGAGGTCGTGGAAGTGGTGGGCGTCCGCGATGACGTGTATGTCACCAACACCCTGTTTCGCCTCGACCGGCGCACCGGCTGCGGTTTCCTGCGGGATGCGATCAACCCCGCAGGTGACAAACTGCGCCGCGAAACGACGCTGTCGCTCTAA
- a CDS encoding pilus assembly protein: MSDSLSQTFLAITRNSIDLEWLQGALAPLGQVVSAGGGSLDELLALVDVTFANLVFVGLDREHIVAQSALIEGALEAKPMLAIVALGDGMDNQLVLNAMRAGARDFVAYGSRSSEVAGLVRRLSKRLPPAASNAHLGGLTVLYGTQSNADGALLSSHLAMVVQKSGQQTLLLDLGLPRGDSLALLGLESTFNFGDALRHLRRLDTTLINSAFARTEDNLRILAYATTDEPLELTSAAELYMLLSALRQHFQHIVVNLTGQTDSEALRTFVSHCDKLLWYTDQSVLDCRRNLAVINLWRDKGMKLEHAKLLVDRYLKACAPGIETLEKSYGLACVAVLPMSAELRLNAKNQGQTLFALAPREPLTQALRTLGERLAKRSEGMEKPSARWFERLLGTGR, translated from the coding sequence ATGAGCGATAGCCTGAGCCAGACATTTCTGGCAATCACCCGTAACAGTATCGACCTGGAGTGGCTGCAGGGTGCATTGGCGCCGCTGGGGCAAGTGGTCAGCGCCGGCGGCGGCAGCCTTGATGAACTGCTGGCCCTGGTCGACGTGACCTTCGCCAATCTGGTCTTTGTGGGCCTGGACCGTGAACATATCGTGGCCCAGAGCGCATTGATCGAGGGGGCGCTGGAAGCCAAGCCGATGCTGGCGATCGTCGCTCTGGGTGACGGCATGGACAACCAGTTGGTGCTCAACGCCATGCGCGCCGGCGCGCGGGATTTCGTTGCCTACGGTTCGCGCTCCAGCGAAGTGGCCGGGCTGGTCCGCCGCTTGAGCAAACGCCTGCCGCCCGCCGCATCCAATGCGCACCTGGGCGGTCTGACCGTGCTGTATGGCACCCAAAGCAATGCCGACGGCGCGCTGCTGTCAAGCCACCTGGCGATGGTGGTGCAAAAGAGCGGGCAACAAACCCTGCTGCTGGATCTGGGCCTGCCGCGCGGTGACAGCCTTGCACTGCTGGGTCTGGAAAGCACCTTTAACTTTGGCGATGCCCTGCGCCATCTCAGACGCCTGGACACCACGCTGATCAACAGCGCCTTCGCCCGCACCGAAGACAACTTGCGCATCCTCGCCTACGCGACCACCGACGAACCACTGGAGCTGACCAGTGCCGCGGAGCTGTACATGCTGCTCAGTGCGCTGCGCCAACACTTCCAGCACATCGTGGTGAACCTCACCGGGCAAACCGACAGCGAAGCCCTGCGCACCTTTGTCAGCCACTGCGACAAGCTGTTGTGGTACACCGACCAGAGCGTGCTCGACTGCCGCCGCAACCTGGCGGTAATCAACCTGTGGCGGGACAAAGGCATGAAGCTCGAACACGCCAAGCTGCTGGTGGACCGCTACCTCAAAGCCTGCGCCCCCGGCATCGAAACCTTGGAAAAAAGTTACGGCCTGGCGTGCGTCGCCGTGCTGCCAATGAGCGCCGAACTGCGCCTGAACGCCAAGAACCAAGGACAAACCCTATTTGCATTGGCCCCGCGCGAACCCTTGACCCAAGCCTTGCGCACCCTGGGCGAACGCCTGGCCAAGCGTTCCGAAGGCATGGAAAAACCCTCGGCGCGCTGGTTCGAGCGCTTGTTGGGGACGGGGAGATGA
- a CDS encoding type II and III secretion system protein family protein: MSHRYAVVFAHVAWALMLLGVPLGTALAAPGNCSALGQLPAVVEVGEGLQQAMQSPVPITRLAIGDPKIADVRVNGDRSFLLTGVSSGATSLMVWTACASAPRQSMVFVKGKATSALTRLSLSPSDDPLLPSQVQTDIRFVEVSRTKLKEASTTILGTAKNAFFGSPNLLFPTPTTQALPISGTSFNIGFGGGRVSAMINALERSGFAYTLARPSLVAMSGQSASFLAGGEVPVPVPSAGSDTISIEYKEFGIRLTLTPTVIDRNRITLKVAPEVSELDYSNAVQIQGIQVPALTVRRTDTSVSLADGESFVISGLISSNNRSTVSKFPGLGDIPILGAFFRDANISREEKELLMIVTPHLVQPLAANAQLPSLPGEKLRSYDPNWYRLFFLENGNFDRRSGLSQ, encoded by the coding sequence ATGAGCCATCGCTACGCAGTTGTGTTCGCACATGTGGCCTGGGCCCTGATGCTGTTGGGCGTGCCGTTAGGCACGGCGCTGGCGGCACCCGGCAATTGCAGCGCCCTTGGCCAACTGCCCGCGGTGGTCGAGGTGGGAGAAGGCCTGCAACAAGCGATGCAATCGCCGGTCCCCATTACACGCCTGGCCATCGGCGACCCCAAAATCGCCGACGTGCGGGTCAACGGCGACCGCAGCTTCCTGCTCACCGGCGTCAGCAGCGGCGCCACCAGCCTGATGGTCTGGACCGCCTGTGCCAGCGCGCCACGCCAGAGCATGGTGTTCGTCAAAGGCAAGGCCACCTCGGCGCTCACCCGCTTATCGCTGTCGCCATCGGACGATCCGTTGTTGCCCAGCCAGGTTCAGACCGACATCCGCTTTGTGGAAGTCAGCCGCACCAAACTCAAGGAAGCCAGCACCACGATCCTGGGCACCGCCAAAAATGCGTTTTTCGGCAGCCCCAACCTGCTCTTCCCAACCCCCACAACCCAAGCCCTGCCCATCAGCGGCACCAGTTTCAATATCGGCTTCGGCGGCGGCCGCGTTTCGGCGATGATCAACGCCCTGGAGCGCAGCGGCTTTGCCTATACCCTGGCGCGTCCAAGCCTTGTGGCCATGAGCGGGCAAAGCGCGAGCTTCCTCGCGGGTGGTGAAGTGCCCGTACCGGTGCCCAGCGCCGGCAGCGACACCATTTCTATCGAGTACAAAGAATTCGGCATCCGCCTGACCCTCACCCCGACGGTGATCGACCGCAACCGCATCACCCTCAAGGTGGCGCCGGAAGTCAGCGAACTGGACTACAGCAATGCCGTGCAGATCCAAGGCATCCAAGTGCCGGCCCTCACCGTGCGCCGCACCGACACCAGTGTGTCCCTGGCCGATGGTGAAAGCTTTGTGATCAGCGGCCTGATCAGCAGCAACAACCGCTCCACCGTCAGCAAGTTTCCTGGACTGGGGGATATCCCGATCCTCGGTGCGTTTTTCCGCGACGCCAACATCAGCCGCGAAGAAAAAGAGTTGCTGATGATCGTCACCCCGCATCTGGTCCAGCCCCTGGCCGCCAACGCCCAACTGCCATCCTTGCCTGGGGAAAAACTACGCAGCTACGACCCCAATTGGTACCGACTGTTTTTCCTCGAAAACGGCAATTTCGACCGCCGCAGTGGACTGTCCCAATGA